The window CGATGTCGTCGACCGGCTCGGCAACCCGGTCGATCTCAGGCTGCGCGCCCGAGCCGCCTGGTCCGACCAACATTGGACGGTCTCTGCCTTTGCCAATTACATCGACAGCTACACCAATCTGACCAGTGCCACACCCCAGCAGGTCGCCAGCTGGACGACGGTTGATCTCCAGATTGCTTATGGCTTCGGCGATGCCGGACCGGGCAGGGGATGGAGCCTGTCGCTTGGTGCCACCAACCTCTTCGACCGCGATCCGCCCCGCGCTGCCTATTTTCTCGGGCCTTTTTCAGCGGGGTTCGATCCCGATAATGCCAGCCCGCTCGGCAGGGTCGTTGCGCTGACGGTGAGCAAGTCATGGTGAGGCGCATCCTCGCGGCCCTTGGTGCGGTCCTTTTCTGCCAGCCCATCCCCGCATGGGCTGGCTGCCGCGAAGCGCTCCTCGCGCCGGTTATCCTGGCCCCGCGCCCGGTGGAACCGGGCGATCTGGCGCGGCTGCGAGATTTTGGCGGCCCGGAAAATTTCGTGGGCGGTACGGCGCCGTTCAGCCTGTCGCCCGACGGCACTAAGGTCGCGCTTGTCCTTCGCCGCGGCGATCCTGACACCGACCGCTTCTGCATCGGCCTCGTCATTGTTCCGCTCCGGCCAGGCGAGACGCCCCGCCTGGTCGATCTGGGCGGCGAGCCCATCCTGGCGCGCGGCGATGTGCGGGGCATTCCGGACCTTCCTGTCGGGAGTATCGAGGGGGTGACGCCAGCCTGGTCGCCCGATGGGGAATGGCTTGTCTATCTGAGGCGCGACAAGGGCCTCACCCAAGTCTGGCGCGCACGGGCCGATGGGGGTGGGGCGTGGCCCGTCCTCCAAGGCGAGGAGGAGGTCCGCGCCGTGCGCTGGGCGCCGGATGGCAAGACGCTCCTTGTGACCACCCGGCCAATGGCGGGGGCCCAGGCGGCGATCGATGCGGAAGGGCGGCGCGGCTTTCTTTATGATCGTCGCTTCTGGACCTTGTCGGAAGCAAGGCCGCGCCCGCCGCTTCCCATTGCCTTTGTCGAACGCCGGATCGATCCCGAAACCGGCCAGGCGGCCGGTCCCATCCCGGCCGAGGCGACCAAGGCGCCTCCGCTCCCGCCAGGGGCTCGCCTCTATACGGCCAATGCAAAGGGCGCACGCGCTTGGCTCGAGCCGGTTGATCCAAGCCAGGGGATGGGTTCATCCCGACTGATCGTCGAAGTGGGTCCTCGCCGCTTGGTTTGTGAGACCCCGGCCTGCCAGGCGACCGGTGCCCTGTGGTGGCAGGGGCCCCGCGACCTTCTCCTCATGGCAAGCGGCACGCCTGAAAATGGCGGGGTCACCCGCTTCCTGCGCTGGCGGATCGGGCGAGATGCTGCCCCCAAAACGCTCTTTGCGACTGTCGACGCCTGGTTCGGGTGCCAGCCGCTCGCCGGCGAGCTGGTGTGCGCCCATGAAACAGCCGATCGGCCAAGGGTCATCGCCCGGCTCGATCCATATCGTGGCCGCTCAAACGTGGTCTTCGATCCCAATCCCGAATTTGCCTCGGTCGCCATGGGCAAGGTCCAAAGGCTGCGCTGGACTGCCAGTGACGGCGTTGCTGGCTATGGCGATCTCGTGCTCCCGCCAACCCACCGGCCGGGCGAAAAGCACCCGCTGGTCGTCGTCCAATATCAAAGCCGGGGCTTTTTGCGGGGCGGCACGGGCGATGAATATCCCGTCCATGCGCTTGCCGCTCGGGGCTTTGCCGTGTTCAGTTTCAACCGCGTGGCACCCGCCGCTACCGGTTCCGGCGCTGCCGATATCGACAGCTTCATCCGCATTGGCATGACCGGCTTTGCCGAGCGGCGGCGCATGCTTCGTGCGATCGAAACCGGGATCGACCAGGCGATCGCGCTTGGCGTTGTCGATCCTGACCGGATCGGCATTTCCGGGCTCAGCGATGGTGCAGCCAGCGTCCAGTTCGCGCTCATTCATTCGTCCCGCTTCCGCGCGGCAGCAATGAGCTCCTGCTGCGATGATCCGAGCAGCGTCCATTTCGCTGCCGGACCCGGTTATGCCGAGGCCGTTGAGCGCTGGGGCTATCCCGGCCCCAATGCCCCCGGTGCGGCATTCTGGAACGACTATTCGCTTGCTGCCAATGCCGAGCGGATCAAGGTCCCGATCCTGTTCCAGCTGCCCGATGACGAATATCGATTGGGGCTCGAAACCTATTTGACGCTCAATTGGCACAAGGCGCCGGTTGAGATGCATGTCTTTCCCGATGCCTTTCATCAGAAATGGCGCCCGGCGCAGCGGCTCGCCGTCTATGAGCGAGGGATCGACTGGTTCGACTATTGGCTGAACGGCCGAGCCGATCCCGATCCCCTCAAGGCCGGGCAATATCGACGCTGGGACGGGCTGCGGGACCGGCAGCCAGTGGCGGACCAGCCCAGCTCCTGACCCAGGCCTCGACATCCATGAGCGCCAGGAGCCGCATCACCATTTGGGCCGATGGCACGGGCTGGGCCAGCGCCTGTTCGACCTGGTTCGGATCGAGGAGATGCTGATCGGCAAGCCAGCCCTGGATCAGCGCCTCCCGGATCAGTGCTCGGTTCTGGTCATAGAGCCTTGCGCAAAAGCCATCGAACGCCCCCTTTGAACGCCGCTCGATCACTGCTCGGGGCAGGCGGCTGGCATAGCCCTGGCGGATGGGCGCGCGGTTGCGCCCGCCCTCGCTCCATTGCCAGCTTGGTACGGCAAGGCAGTGTTCGATGATCGGCTGGGAGAGCAGGGGAAAGAGAACCGGAGCAAACCCTGCTCGGCCATGGCCTTCGAGATGATTGGGCAGGGTAGCGATGGCATGGACATGGGCTGCCTTGCCCGGCATGCGGCAGGCCGCTCGATCCGGGGCAGCCGGCATCGCAGCCATTGCCATTGCCTCAGCGCTTAGGAACGCGCCGTCGATCCGATGGCCGGGTGCTTGGCCCGGCGTCCTTAGCCGCCCCCAGAACTGCGCCAGGGCTTCCCACAGTGTGGCATCGCTCATCCGGGCAATGTCGGACAAGCTCCGGATCACGGCAGGGCCTGGCCCTTCGATCCGTAACCGGTCAATCGCCGGCAGGACCGAGCGGCCATAGCCGAACAGATCATCGCCGCCCCCGCCGCTCGCAAA of the Sphingomonas sp. BGYR3 genome contains:
- a CDS encoding Atxe2 family lasso peptide isopeptidase; translated protein: MEPGDLARLRDFGGPENFVGGTAPFSLSPDGTKVALVLRRGDPDTDRFCIGLVIVPLRPGETPRLVDLGGEPILARGDVRGIPDLPVGSIEGVTPAWSPDGEWLVYLRRDKGLTQVWRARADGGGAWPVLQGEEEVRAVRWAPDGKTLLVTTRPMAGAQAAIDAEGRRGFLYDRRFWTLSEARPRPPLPIAFVERRIDPETGQAAGPIPAEATKAPPLPPGARLYTANAKGARAWLEPVDPSQGMGSSRLIVEVGPRRLVCETPACQATGALWWQGPRDLLLMASGTPENGGVTRFLRWRIGRDAAPKTLFATVDAWFGCQPLAGELVCAHETADRPRVIARLDPYRGRSNVVFDPNPEFASVAMGKVQRLRWTASDGVAGYGDLVLPPTHRPGEKHPLVVVQYQSRGFLRGGTGDEYPVHALAARGFAVFSFNRVAPAATGSGAADIDSFIRIGMTGFAERRRMLRAIETGIDQAIALGVVDPDRIGISGLSDGAASVQFALIHSSRFRAAAMSSCCDDPSSVHFAAGPGYAEAVERWGYPGPNAPGAAFWNDYSLAANAERIKVPILFQLPDDEYRLGLETYLTLNWHKAPVEMHVFPDAFHQKWRPAQRLAVYERGIDWFDYWLNGRADPDPLKAGQYRRWDGLRDRQPVADQPSS